One region of Baekduia soli genomic DNA includes:
- a CDS encoding class I SAM-dependent methyltransferase: protein MPDVTRAQRATSFGEQADAYDRGRPGYPAAALRACLPAGARRALDLGAGTGKLTHGLLALGLDVVAVEPLEAMRAAIAPEATVLAGSAEAIPLPDASVDAVLAGQAFHWFDPSPALAEIARVLCPGGTVGVLWNRFDDRVPWVAAVTEVFGAEDRASLVRGLQAPWTGAAGLSDPVSQTFAHAQRGDAGVLVDNVASRSAVITAAPRRRKEMLDRVRALAPPGAFDLPYVCHVWHARREDAPGGAARG, encoded by the coding sequence ATGCCCGATGTGACGCGCGCGCAGCGCGCGACCTCGTTCGGCGAGCAGGCCGACGCCTACGACCGCGGACGGCCCGGCTACCCCGCGGCCGCGCTGCGCGCCTGCCTGCCCGCCGGCGCCCGCCGTGCGCTGGACCTCGGCGCCGGCACCGGCAAGCTGACGCACGGCCTGCTCGCCCTGGGCCTCGACGTGGTCGCCGTCGAGCCGCTGGAGGCGATGCGCGCCGCCATCGCGCCGGAGGCGACCGTGCTGGCGGGCTCCGCCGAGGCGATCCCGCTGCCCGACGCGTCGGTCGACGCCGTGCTCGCCGGGCAGGCCTTCCACTGGTTCGACCCGAGCCCCGCGCTGGCCGAGATCGCGCGGGTGCTGTGCCCCGGCGGCACCGTCGGCGTGCTGTGGAACCGGTTCGACGACCGCGTGCCGTGGGTCGCCGCGGTCACCGAGGTCTTCGGCGCCGAGGACCGCGCGAGCCTCGTGCGCGGCCTCCAGGCGCCCTGGACGGGTGCGGCGGGGCTGAGCGACCCGGTGTCGCAGACCTTCGCCCACGCCCAGCGCGGCGACGCCGGCGTGCTCGTCGACAACGTCGCCTCGCGCAGCGCCGTCATCACCGCCGCGCCCCGGCGTCGCAAGGAGATGCTCGACCGTGTCCGCGCGCTCGCGCCGCCCGGCGCGTTCGACCTCCCGTACGTGTGCCACGTGTGGCACGCACGGCGCGAGGACGCCCCGGGCGGCGCGGCGCGCGGCTAG